GTTTTGGATAGCCAAGCTTGGGAATAACGTCTCGAGCAAGTCTGAAATGAGGTTCTTGATCAATAGCAAGGGGAACTAGGCAGTTGAGTTTTTGTTTTTTGAGCACGCTGGGAAGAAAAGCTGGCACTGCTTGCATGCTCGTGTAGAAAATTGCTCCTATGTTTTGTGAATCATCAAATCCGAATGCTCCTTTAACTTGGTTGAAGGTGAGTTTTTTTGCTACTTTGATTGCTTCGGGGTACATGAGGTTTGCATGTTTGGTATCTATCAAAAAATGTGTTCTCTTTGGATTAAAGCCCATAGCTGCGATGTCAATCATGTTTTCTTCTAAGTATTTTTGCGCGTCTTCCCATGAGAGATTGTTCTTCATGAGAAACTTCTCTTCGTCAGGAAATTGTATGTAGAGTTCAACGTCAAAGGTCTCTTGGAGCCACTTGGTAAAAAGTAAAGGAACAAGATGTCCTAAGTGAAGAGGTCCTGATGGTGCTCTTCCTGTGTAGAGAAAAAAGGGTTTTCCTTTTTCATAGTCATCTAGGATAACATTGAGATCCCTGTGTGCGAAGAAGATTTTACGTCGTAAGAAGTGATGGAGCGTTCCT
The DNA window shown above is from Candidatus Woesearchaeota archaeon and carries:
- a CDS encoding tryptophan--tRNA ligase translates to MSDQIITPWEVKGNIDYDKIIKEFGVSPISEDLLKRIEKKAGTLHHFLRRKIFFAHRDLNVILDDYEKGKPFFLYTGRAPSGPLHLGHLVPLLFTKWLQETFDVELYIQFPDEEKFLMKNNLSWEDAQKYLEENMIDIAAMGFNPKRTHFLIDTKHANLMYPEAIKVAKKLTFNQVKGAFGFDDSQNIGAIFYTSMQAVPAFLPSVLKKQKLNCLVPLAIDQEPHFRLARDVIPKLGYPKPATIGCRFLPGLGGMIEDGKMSASAEHTAVYTTDDPKTVKKKINKYAFSGGQATVEEHREKGGNPDIDVAYQWLTFFEEDDQKLKEIYQDYKEGKLLSGEIKALCIDKVNEFLGEHQKRREQAKKDLDKFILKA